Part of the Cupriavidus basilensis genome is shown below.
AGTTCATCGACGCACTCGAGCGTGTTGCTGCCGACAAAGCGGTGCGGGCTCTGGTTATCACCGGAAACGGTAAGGGATTCTGCGCTGGCGGCGACGTATCCGGTATGAAGCGCCGGATGGAGGCGCCGCAAGGCGAGGTTGGGTTCAATGGCTGGAGTCGTCAGCAGCGCGTGCATTACACTCAAAAGCTGCTGCATACCATGCCCAAGCCGACCGTTGCGGCGGTCAATGGCGCAGCCGCTGGCCTTGGCGCAGACACGGCGCTGTGCTGCGACTTCGTCATCGCGTCGGAGCACGCATCGTTCTCCTGGTCTTACATCAATCGTGGCCTGATTCCGGACGGTGGCGGCATGTACTTCCTGCCGCGACGGGTTGGTCTGGCGAAGGCCAAGGAGTTGGTCTTTACCGGCCGGAAGGTCGCGATTGAAGAGGCAAAGGAGATTGGCATTGTCGATCGCGTCAGCCACGCTGACAGCCTCGTGGCAGACGCCGTGGCATGGGCAAAGGAACTGAGTCAAGGATCGCCCACTGCAATCGCGCTGGGCAAAACCATCATGAATCAGTCTTACGAATTGCCGGCGGATCAAATCTTTGCTCAGGGCAGCCAGGCTCAAGGCATCTGCTACACCAGCGCTGAACACCGTGAGTCGGTACTGGCGTTCCTGAACAAACTCGCAGACAAGGGCTGAGCCATGAATGCTATCCAACGCCTTGTGGCGCCGCGTAGCGTCGCAGTGATCGGTGCATCCGCCGACCCGACGAAGACGGCTGGCCGGCCGGTCCAATATCTCCGCAAGCATGGCTTCACCGGCGCTATCTACCCCATCAACCCGAAGGTTGGCGAGATTGATGGCCTGCGTTGTTACCCGGATGTGGATTCCCTTCCAGAGGTACCGGACGTCGGCATCGTACTGCTTGGCGCCGAGCGTGCGCATTTGGCGGTTCGCGACCTTGCTGCCAAGGGCGCCGGGGCTGCGATCGTGCTGGCAAGCGGGTACACGGAAACCGGCCCCGAGGGCGCACGGCGTCAAGCCGAACTGATTGAGGCTGCGGGCGATATGCGGTTGCTCGGCCCGAACACGATTGGCCTGGTGAACCTGACCGATGGAATTCCGCTCTCTGCCAGCGGCGCTCTGGAGATGGACAAGTTTCCGGCCGGCAGCATCGGCGTTGTGTCGCAAAGCGGCGGCATCCTCGGCGCGCTGTTGTCGCGCGCGGCTGCTCGAGGGATCGGGATGTCCAAGCTCGTTTCCACGAGCAATGAGGTCGATCTCGATCTGGCGGATTTTATCGACTACCTGGCGGACGACGAGGCCACCAAGGTCATCGCGCTGTATGTCGAGAGCATCCGCAATCCCGAGACCTTCCGGCGTGCCGCGCTGAAGGCGGCTCGCGCTGGCAAGCCCGTTGTGGCATTCAAGATCGGTCGTTCGGAGAGCGGCGCGCGCGCTGCGGTATCGCACACCGGTGCGCTGGCCGGTGCTGACCGAATGTATGACGCACTGTTCGACCAGGTGGGCGTCATTCGCGCGCAATCCTTCGCGGACCTGCTGGATATTCCGGCCGCGCTTTCCACGGGGCGCAAACTGGCAGGAAAGCGAATCGCGATCCTCACGTCTACAGGCGGTGCTGGTACGCTGGTTTCGGATAGCCTGGGTGTCGCCGGTTTCGAGACGCCGGCCCCGGATGAAGAGACGGCAGAGAAGCTGCGCGCGATGCAAAAAGGGGACCATGCCGCGCTGGACCGTAACCCGATTGACGTGACGTTGGCCGGCCTGCAGCCAGACCTGCTTCGTGCGGCGATTCGCATCCTGCTGGACAGTCCGAGCTACGATGCAGTCACCGTCATCGTCGGATCATCGAGTCTGGCAATGCCCGACCTGATGGCAAACGCCATTCGCGATTGCCTCCCGACCAGCGCCAAGCCGGTCATCGCATACGTCAGCCCGCATGCGCCGGAAGTGGCGTCGCTCTTGAATCGGTGCGCAGTGCCGGCGTTTTCGGCCCCCGAGGCCTGCACGGTGGCTTTCCAGGCGATGCTGCGCTCCGGCTCGTCTAATAGCGCAGAGGATCTCGGCACTGAACCGAAAGCCGCTCCCAAGCTGGACGACTTTGGTTCGGGATCACTGGATGAGGCGGCTGGCAAAGCACTGTTTGGTGCGTTTGGGGTGCCGGTGACGCGAGAGACGGTGGTGAAGAGCCCGGAAGAGGCTCTCGCGGCCGCCAGGCAGTTCGAGGGTGGCGTGGTGCTGAAGATCTTGTCTGGCGAGATCACCCACAAGAGCGATGTCGGCGGGGTGGCTGTCAATGTGGACCCCGCTCGGATTGGCGAGCGGCTGGTTCAGATGGGCGACCAGGTCGAACAGGCGGTCGGTACGCGCCCGACTCGCTTCCTGGTACAGGAAATGGTGAAGGGTGGCGTCGAGGTCATTCTCGGCATGCACCGGGACCCGCTTGGCACGGGCATTCTCCTTGGGATGGGCGGTGTCGCCGCGGAACTCTTTGAGGACACGACGCTGCGCCTGCTGCCGTCGGGTCGCGGTTTGTCGAAGACGGTCGCGCTGGAAATGATCCGCTCATTGAAGACCGCCCCGTTGCTGGAGGGTTATCGCGGTCGGCCGAGGGCGGATGTCGATGCGTTGGCTGATGCCATCGTAGCCTTCTCGGGCATGGTTGCTTCGCTCGGTGAAAAGCTGGTGGAGGCCGAAATCAACCCGGTCTTTGTCCTGCCGGAAGGACGCGGCGTGGTGGCTGGCGATGCCGTCGCAGTCCTCGGTGCCTGAAGTCCTGACGACTTCGGTGGAGGGGCGCAAGGTCGCATGGCGGGTCGTCGGTGACGGCCCGCCAGCGATTCTCCTGCATGGCGGCCATGGCTCATGGAGGCACTGGGCTCGGAATATCGCATCGTGGTCGGGCGTTCGCCGGCTGCTGATTCCCGATATGCCAGGGTTTGGCGACTCGGACGACTCGCCGTTTGCCGACATGGCCGGATTTGTCGGCCTGTTGGCGAAATCGATAGACCAACTACCCACCAGTGACGGAAGCGTCGACCTGGTGGGTTTCTCGTTTGGTGGGCTTGCTGCCGCTCATCTGGCATGGGGTGATGCAGACGTAACAGTCACCCCGGCCGGGATTCCAGACATCATCCATGTCTCCCGTCCCAATGCCGGTGCGCAATGCGCTGACGGCCGCACGCGTGTGTGCGTCGTTCCGGCAGCGGGGCATTGGGGCCAGTACGAGGCTGGTCAATCGGTGAACGAACTCCTGCTGCAGTTGTGGCAGGACACAGAAAATAGCCTGGCTGGTGCCGGGCGAGGAGCCTAAACGTGTACGCAACAGAAGCCTTCGGCGAGTTCTACGCCACCGTCCAGTCTGCGCCGCTTCCCCCGCAAGCCATGCACCACGCCAAGCGCGCCTTGGTGGATTGGCATGCCGCGGTTTATCCCGGTATCAGCCATGAGGCCGTTGCGATCCTGGAGCGCATT
Proteins encoded:
- a CDS encoding enoyl-CoA hydratase/isomerase family protein — protein: MENYSLIELKYESGVAVIALNRPEKRNAMSDDMRTEFIDALERVAADKAVRALVITGNGKGFCAGGDVSGMKRRMEAPQGEVGFNGWSRQQRVHYTQKLLHTMPKPTVAAVNGAAAGLGADTALCCDFVIASEHASFSWSYINRGLIPDGGGMYFLPRRVGLAKAKELVFTGRKVAIEEAKEIGIVDRVSHADSLVADAVAWAKELSQGSPTAIALGKTIMNQSYELPADQIFAQGSQAQGICYTSAEHRESVLAFLNKLADKG
- a CDS encoding acetate--CoA ligase family protein, which codes for MNAIQRLVAPRSVAVIGASADPTKTAGRPVQYLRKHGFTGAIYPINPKVGEIDGLRCYPDVDSLPEVPDVGIVLLGAERAHLAVRDLAAKGAGAAIVLASGYTETGPEGARRQAELIEAAGDMRLLGPNTIGLVNLTDGIPLSASGALEMDKFPAGSIGVVSQSGGILGALLSRAAARGIGMSKLVSTSNEVDLDLADFIDYLADDEATKVIALYVESIRNPETFRRAALKAARAGKPVVAFKIGRSESGARAAVSHTGALAGADRMYDALFDQVGVIRAQSFADLLDIPAALSTGRKLAGKRIAILTSTGGAGTLVSDSLGVAGFETPAPDEETAEKLRAMQKGDHAALDRNPIDVTLAGLQPDLLRAAIRILLDSPSYDAVTVIVGSSSLAMPDLMANAIRDCLPTSAKPVIAYVSPHAPEVASLLNRCAVPAFSAPEACTVAFQAMLRSGSSNSAEDLGTEPKAAPKLDDFGSGSLDEAAGKALFGAFGVPVTRETVVKSPEEALAAARQFEGGVVLKILSGEITHKSDVGGVAVNVDPARIGERLVQMGDQVEQAVGTRPTRFLVQEMVKGGVEVILGMHRDPLGTGILLGMGGVAAELFEDTTLRLLPSGRGLSKTVALEMIRSLKTAPLLEGYRGRPRADVDALADAIVAFSGMVASLGEKLVEAEINPVFVLPEGRGVVAGDAVAVLGA
- a CDS encoding alpha/beta fold hydrolase; the encoded protein is MPEVLTTSVEGRKVAWRVVGDGPPAILLHGGHGSWRHWARNIASWSGVRRLLIPDMPGFGDSDDSPFADMAGFVGLLAKSIDQLPTSDGSVDLVGFSFGGLAAAHLAWGDADVTVTPAGIPDIIHVSRPNAGAQCADGRTRVCVVPAAGHWGQYEAGQSVNELLLQLWQDTENSLAGAGRGA